In Acidimicrobiales bacterium, one genomic interval encodes:
- a CDS encoding ABC transporter ATP-binding protein, whose translation MNTLELRDVRHSYGANRVLDGVDLEVEAGSVIAVLGASGSGKTTLLRVVAGFERVESGIVRVGGVAVDDSRRSVPPERRRIGYVPQDGALFPHLRVGANVAFGLGRRFDRKAVESLLDMVGLTGLERRYPHELSGGQQQRVALARALAVQPELVLLDEPFSALDAALRAAVRRDVIQILRDRGTTAVLVTHDQDEALSVSDRVAILRQGRIVAQARPEELYRRPVDAEVAAFLGEANLLPGKVEGGGVVSTCLGRLVLQEGASGGWAHPGSAATVLVRPEQIEARTRNAVPAGGGIPAHVDERLFFGHDAVLTAHTVSGEPLSRLLIRVTGPGAPAPGTDVLLVVRGQVMAWPAPDRDSPDGSPRRRVEPAAG comes from the coding sequence GTGAACACACTCGAGCTTCGCGATGTACGACACAGCTACGGTGCCAACCGCGTCCTCGACGGCGTGGACCTAGAAGTCGAGGCCGGCTCGGTGATCGCGGTGCTCGGTGCGTCGGGTAGCGGCAAGACCACCCTCCTCCGGGTCGTCGCCGGCTTCGAGAGAGTCGAATCCGGCATTGTGCGCGTGGGAGGCGTCGCGGTCGACGACAGCCGTAGATCCGTTCCGCCTGAACGACGGAGGATCGGGTACGTGCCGCAGGACGGCGCTCTTTTTCCGCACCTGAGGGTCGGCGCCAACGTCGCGTTCGGATTGGGACGGCGATTCGACCGCAAGGCTGTCGAATCACTCCTCGACATGGTCGGCCTCACCGGACTGGAGCGGCGGTACCCGCACGAACTGTCCGGCGGGCAGCAGCAGCGCGTCGCGTTGGCGCGTGCCCTGGCGGTCCAGCCGGAATTGGTGCTGCTGGACGAGCCGTTCTCCGCCCTCGATGCCGCGCTGCGCGCGGCGGTTCGCCGGGACGTGATCCAGATCCTGCGAGACCGGGGGACCACCGCCGTCCTGGTCACTCACGATCAGGACGAGGCGTTGTCCGTGTCGGACCGGGTCGCGATCCTTCGCCAGGGGCGGATCGTCGCCCAGGCCAGGCCGGAGGAGCTGTACCGCCGGCCGGTCGATGCCGAGGTGGCCGCGTTCCTCGGCGAGGCCAACCTGCTTCCCGGCAAGGTCGAGGGCGGAGGTGTGGTGTCCACCTGCCTCGGCCGGCTGGTGCTGCAAGAAGGGGCCTCGGGCGGCTGGGCTCATCCGGGAAGCGCCGCGACGGTGCTCGTGCGTCCCGAGCAGATAGAAGCCCGCACCCGTAACGCGGTGCCAGCCGGCGGGGGGATCCCGGCGCACGTGGACGAGAGGTTGTTCTTCGGGCATGACGCGGTTTTGACTGCGCACACGGTCAGCGGCGAGCCGTTGTCGCGCCTACTGATCAGGGTGACCGGGCCTGGAGCGCCGGCTCCCGGGACAGACGTTCTCCTGGTCGTGCGCGGCCAGGTTATGGCTTGGCCGGCGCCGGACCGCGACTCGCCGGATGGGTCTCCGCGCCGGCGGGTTGAACCGGCGGCCGGCTGA
- a CDS encoding SCP2 sterol-binding domain-containing protein, which produces MPRFLSAEWFDAVRQHSGHTAPVQPRQEGRTGQTEPAGDKHPGAHAHHSIHGPSPDRLVLEQVVIGSPDGNVRYFVVVENGQARIAEPGFARQTADLTITTDWTTATAMAKGVLATQAALMQGRLRVRGDMAKLAGRAGDLAGLDPVPEAVRKATTY; this is translated from the coding sequence ATGCCAAGGTTCCTGTCCGCTGAGTGGTTCGACGCGGTTCGCCAGCACTCCGGGCACACGGCACCAGTCCAGCCACGCCAGGAAGGCCGCACCGGCCAAACCGAGCCGGCCGGTGACAAACACCCCGGCGCCCACGCCCACCACAGCATCCACGGGCCCAGCCCCGATCGGCTCGTGCTGGAACAGGTTGTCATCGGATCACCCGACGGCAACGTCCGGTATTTCGTAGTCGTCGAAAACGGACAAGCCCGAATCGCAGAACCCGGCTTCGCCCGCCAGACCGCGGATCTGACGATCACCACCGACTGGACTACCGCAACCGCGATGGCCAAGGGTGTACTCGCCACCCAGGCTGCGCTTATGCAAGGCCGGCTCCGGGTTCGCGGAGACATGGCCAAACTTGCCGGCCGAGCCGGCGATCTCGCCGGCCTGGACCCGGTTCCCGAGGCGGTTAGGAAGGCCACCACCTACTAG